A window of the Deinococcus gobiensis I-0 genome harbors these coding sequences:
- a CDS encoding valine--tRNA ligase → MTDPTPTLPEAAETNDASTLAKSFDPQAVEPGWAARWRSEPFRADATSGKAPFTIVIPPPNVTGSLHLGHALDNTLIDTLIRYKRMQGFEALYLPGMDHAGISTQVVVERQLREQGVSRHDLGREKFLDNVWDWKQESGGMILNQLARLGVSADWTRERFTMDEGLSRAVRHQFVKLYHEGAAYRGERIVNWDPAAQTTLSELEIDREVRKGKMYTLSYKLEDPQAAASNGEPGEIRIATVRPETIFADQAIAVHPQDPRFAHLVGQRARIPLTDRTVPIIADEAVEMEFGVGALKITPAHDPTDFEVGERHGLARPSVIDLHGNLTRDELVPGAFQGMERFAARKAVVAALTDSGDLLEEKDHDTAIGLSERTKVPVEPIVSEQWFVHMKPFADQVLEGLDKGEMRLVPERYGKVNRDWLENIRDWNISRQLWWGHQIPAWYDEEGNVYVPSPEKPDLDCDKDPRYKHLNLRRDPDVFDTWFSSNLWPFSTLGWPDTDSEDFRKFYPTQVLVTGYDILFFWVARMQMAGYGLTGQAPFGTVMLHGLYLDAKGQKMSKSKGNGVDPLNLFDEYGVDASRFAFTYLSTGGQDIKHDPRRFEQGRNFANKLWNAARFALLRLSEAAPGLTSDDELTHYVLNAVNPREKETLRSRDALGMVRHREGLTLADRWIISRLDAVTAEATAQLDAFDIGAAIRTLYAFTWDEFCDWYIEAAKPALAAGNLGTLVTLKAVLEHILKLLHPFMPFVTSELYTALGHRRQLALHSWPKADPALHDAEAVRAFSALRAAVDGARSLKNELGLSPQDRLDVAVQGDLAATVTENARVVEAIARVKLVPELAGRSLSAVERGVTVLAPLEGTVDIADWLGKQKKRLAEFDKQIKQAQGKLGNEGFVARAPAEVIEEERRRVADFGAQKERLEGVLAQFA, encoded by the coding sequence ATGACCGACCCAACCCCCACCCTGCCCGAAGCCGCCGAAACCAACGACGCCTCGACCCTCGCCAAGTCCTTCGACCCGCAGGCCGTCGAGCCGGGCTGGGCGGCGCGCTGGCGCAGCGAACCCTTCCGCGCCGACGCGACGAGCGGCAAGGCGCCCTTCACCATCGTCATCCCGCCGCCCAACGTGACGGGCAGCCTGCACCTGGGGCACGCGCTGGACAACACCCTGATCGACACCCTGATCCGCTACAAGCGCATGCAGGGCTTTGAGGCGCTGTACCTGCCGGGCATGGACCACGCGGGCATCTCCACGCAGGTGGTCGTCGAGCGCCAGCTGCGCGAGCAGGGCGTGTCTCGCCACGACCTGGGCCGCGAGAAGTTCCTGGACAACGTGTGGGACTGGAAGCAGGAGTCGGGCGGCATGATCCTTAACCAGCTCGCGCGCCTGGGGGTGAGTGCCGACTGGACCCGCGAGCGCTTCACGATGGACGAGGGCCTGTCGCGCGCGGTGCGTCACCAGTTCGTGAAGCTCTACCACGAGGGCGCGGCCTACCGGGGCGAGCGCATCGTGAACTGGGACCCGGCCGCCCAGACCACCCTCTCGGAGCTGGAGATCGACCGCGAGGTCCGCAAGGGCAAGATGTACACCCTGTCGTACAAGCTGGAAGACCCGCAGGCGGCGGCCAGCAACGGCGAACCCGGCGAGATCCGCATCGCCACCGTGCGCCCCGAGACCATCTTCGCCGACCAGGCCATCGCCGTTCACCCGCAGGACCCCCGCTTCGCCCATCTGGTCGGGCAGCGGGCGCGCATTCCCCTCACGGACCGCACGGTGCCGATCATCGCGGACGAGGCCGTCGAGATGGAGTTCGGTGTCGGCGCGCTGAAGATCACCCCGGCCCACGACCCCACCGACTTCGAGGTGGGCGAGCGCCACGGCCTCGCGCGCCCCAGCGTCATCGATCTGCACGGCAACCTCACCCGCGACGAACTCGTGCCCGGGGCCTTCCAGGGGATGGAACGCTTCGCGGCGCGCAAGGCGGTCGTGGCGGCGCTGACCGACTCCGGCGACCTGCTCGAAGAAAAGGACCACGACACCGCCATCGGCCTGTCCGAGCGCACCAAGGTGCCGGTCGAGCCCATCGTCAGCGAGCAGTGGTTCGTGCATATGAAACCCTTTGCCGATCAGGTGCTGGAGGGGCTGGACAAGGGTGAAATGCGCCTCGTGCCCGAGCGCTACGGCAAGGTCAACCGCGACTGGCTGGAGAACATCCGCGACTGGAACATCAGCCGTCAGCTGTGGTGGGGCCACCAGATTCCGGCGTGGTACGACGAGGAAGGCAACGTGTACGTGCCCAGCCCCGAGAAGCCCGACCTCGACTGCGACAAGGACCCGCGCTACAAGCACCTGAACCTGCGCCGCGACCCCGACGTGTTCGACACCTGGTTCTCGTCGAACCTGTGGCCCTTCTCCACGCTGGGCTGGCCCGACACCGACAGCGAGGACTTCCGCAAGTTCTACCCGACCCAGGTGCTCGTGACCGGCTACGACATCCTGTTCTTCTGGGTGGCGCGCATGCAGATGGCGGGCTACGGCCTGACCGGGCAGGCCCCCTTCGGCACGGTCATGCTCCACGGCCTGTACCTCGACGCCAAGGGCCAGAAGATGTCCAAGAGCAAGGGCAACGGGGTGGACCCGCTCAACCTCTTCGACGAGTACGGGGTGGACGCCTCGCGCTTCGCCTTCACCTATCTCTCGACCGGCGGGCAGGACATCAAGCACGACCCCCGGCGTTTCGAGCAGGGGCGCAACTTCGCCAACAAGCTGTGGAACGCGGCGCGCTTCGCCCTGCTGCGCCTGTCCGAGGCCGCGCCCGGCCTGACCAGCGACGACGAGCTGACCCACTACGTCCTGAACGCCGTGAATCCGCGCGAGAAGGAGACCCTGCGCAGCCGCGACGCGCTGGGAATGGTGCGCCACCGCGAGGGGCTGACCCTGGCCGACCGCTGGATCATCAGCCGGCTCGACGCCGTGACGGCCGAGGCGACGGCGCAGCTCGACGCCTTCGACATCGGGGCGGCCATCCGCACGCTGTACGCCTTCACCTGGGACGAGTTCTGCGACTGGTACATCGAGGCAGCCAAGCCCGCGCTCGCGGCCGGCAACCTCGGCACGCTGGTCACGCTCAAGGCTGTGCTGGAGCACATTCTCAAGCTGCTGCACCCATTCATGCCCTTCGTGACCTCGGAGCTGTATACGGCCCTGGGCCACCGCCGGCAGCTCGCGCTGCACAGCTGGCCGAAAGCCGACCCGGCGCTGCACGACGCCGAGGCCGTGCGGGCCTTCAGCGCCCTGCGCGCCGCCGTGGACGGCGCGCGCAGCCTGAAAAACGAGCTGGGCCTCTCGCCCCAGGACCGCCTGGACGTGGCCGTGCAGGGCGATCTGGCCGCCACCGTGACCGAGAACGCCCGCGTGGTCGAGGCCATCGCCCGCGTGAAGCTGGTGCCGGAGCTCGCGGGCCGCAGCCTGTCGGCGGTGGAGCGCGGCGTGACGGTGCTGGCGCCGCTGGAGGGTACGGTGGACATTGCCGACTGGCTGGGCAAGCAGAAAAAGCGCCTCGCCGAGTTCGACAAGCAGATCAAGCAGGCGCAGGGCAAGCTGGGCAACGAGGGCTTCGTCGCCCGCGCCCCCGCCGAGGTGATCGAGGAGGAACGCCGCCGCGTGGCCGATTTCGGCGCGCAGAAGGAGCGCCTCGAAGGCGTGCTGGCGCAGTTCGCCTGA
- a CDS encoding AHH domain-containing protein: MAGRWAASRAQITAQQAKVLAGLPTATRSARAKVTAAHARAAAQARTGSQTQKAAVRAAYGAVAPMYTQAGDAVGAQARARAETQARAYESQVTGEDDSFLDGPLTDNRWKARAGAARDVGAAYAPGFRDQAQEEAQRLVGPDGGLGKDLSNIDAALQATLGLLREQLTASHKRLDERERQARTQALSAYRRLTGAVQSQLAGTLNSLGQAEQSSVAAVARQAQAHAAGLDRQASGAQAGLQKSVEGLAGQLDRSLSGFDRQIRASQAPDPRQLSQLLAGAQRSVTAGLRQAQAGLGRNVAGLSAGLRQGAAQSGAALGQAAQAGGQQAAGLAGGFDQAGAGMVAQAMSLFQELARAHQQGSAQEGQGTGQTLAGLTRGLEDLYAKTLSGLPAQLRATVGPLRKALEGNFTNEDAQIRQNAEEAAAQVQPRWKSWVKIALMVAVIIVVAVVAGPAVIGAVGAMAGALGAGAAAGTIGAVVGGAIVGAASGAVIQMANNAVDNIGMDAKYQKSVFDGVGKAALIGAAGGALGGAGGALVGKLGAMGALGSGLTQKAAGFALGTTFDLGGNVMGDVMGGMSLSDALKNLTNPETLMMMAIGTGAGVAAHGVAVRNARPEGPNAGTGTRPSLPERAQAAGERAGNRAGDVVNDLTGNRRGAVRTEVNPALAPQQVPARITGYAEGRPRMEVAPNAHPRDVSLHQEYLRNIRSETSPVQRLTDRIRSALGGGPEVVPGSRRWELATESAKHGDMADWRFKEAQALPANSRERTRLLQEAHDHQRMAADYEQAAASADARQVVDDSVIEARRKLYANHDEIQDLLGKPFDVAQLPDRYVTIEVEGGRKVAGRLKSDGTFDMTAAVLLVRPDGTVQVNPTNRITYDYIAKYQADPNAIQDLNFGRDGHTLHHAIPDKVSTSDPLCVKAMQLTGYSPDRMSNYHPMPMERLYRQLDGQEVGHWSSHAEYDQTVVRPALRDSMRLLETEFGAAGTWTADHPRIADLRTAITYELQTVERMLIQRIADGNVPMTTENTAGGMGRIR; the protein is encoded by the coding sequence GTGGCCGGACGCTGGGCCGCCAGCCGGGCGCAGATCACGGCGCAGCAGGCGAAGGTGCTGGCCGGGCTGCCCACCGCGACGCGGTCCGCGCGGGCCAAGGTGACGGCCGCCCATGCCCGGGCGGCGGCGCAGGCCCGCACCGGCTCGCAGACCCAGAAGGCCGCCGTGCGCGCCGCTTACGGGGCAGTCGCGCCGATGTACACCCAGGCCGGGGACGCGGTCGGGGCCCAGGCCCGGGCCCGCGCCGAAACCCAGGCCCGCGCCTACGAGTCGCAAGTGACCGGCGAGGACGACAGCTTTCTGGACGGGCCGCTGACCGACAACCGCTGGAAGGCCCGGGCCGGGGCCGCCCGCGACGTGGGCGCCGCCTACGCGCCGGGCTTCCGCGACCAGGCCCAGGAGGAAGCCCAGCGGCTCGTCGGCCCCGACGGCGGTCTGGGGAAGGACCTGAGCAACATCGACGCCGCCCTCCAGGCGACCCTGGGCCTGCTGCGGGAACAGCTGACGGCCAGCCACAAGCGCCTGGACGAGCGTGAGCGTCAGGCCCGGACCCAGGCCCTGAGCGCCTACCGCCGCCTGACCGGGGCGGTCCAGTCGCAGCTGGCGGGCACCCTGAACAGCCTGGGGCAGGCCGAGCAGAGTAGTGTCGCGGCCGTCGCGCGCCAGGCCCAGGCCCACGCCGCCGGCCTGGACCGTCAGGCCAGCGGCGCGCAGGCCGGCCTCCAGAAGAGTGTGGAGGGCCTCGCCGGGCAGCTCGACCGCAGCCTGTCGGGCTTCGACCGGCAGATCCGCGCCTCGCAGGCCCCCGACCCCAGACAGTTGTCGCAGCTGCTGGCGGGCGCGCAGCGCAGCGTGACGGCGGGCCTGCGGCAGGCCCAGGCCGGCCTGGGGCGCAACGTCGCCGGGCTGAGCGCCGGACTGCGGCAGGGGGCGGCGCAGTCCGGCGCGGCGCTGGGGCAGGCGGCGCAGGCCGGGGGCCAGCAGGCGGCGGGCCTCGCCGGGGGCTTCGACCAGGCGGGCGCGGGCATGGTCGCGCAGGCCATGTCGCTGTTTCAGGAGCTGGCGCGCGCGCACCAGCAGGGCAGCGCGCAGGAGGGCCAGGGCACCGGGCAGACCCTGGCGGGCCTGACCCGGGGCCTCGAAGACCTGTACGCCAAGACCCTGAGCGGCCTGCCGGCCCAGCTCCGGGCGACGGTCGGGCCGCTGAGAAAGGCGCTGGAAGGCAACTTCACGAACGAGGACGCGCAGATCCGCCAGAACGCCGAGGAGGCGGCCGCGCAGGTCCAGCCGCGCTGGAAGTCCTGGGTGAAGATCGCGCTGATGGTCGCCGTGATCATCGTGGTGGCGGTCGTGGCGGGGCCGGCCGTGATCGGTGCGGTGGGGGCGATGGCCGGGGCGCTGGGGGCGGGGGCCGCCGCCGGGACCATCGGGGCCGTCGTGGGCGGCGCGATCGTCGGGGCGGCGAGCGGCGCGGTGATCCAGATGGCGAACAACGCCGTGGACAACATCGGCATGGATGCCAAGTACCAGAAGAGCGTCTTCGACGGCGTGGGCAAGGCGGCCCTCATCGGCGCGGCGGGCGGGGCGCTGGGGGGCGCGGGCGGGGCGCTGGTCGGCAAGCTGGGGGCCATGGGCGCGCTGGGGAGCGGCCTGACCCAGAAGGCGGCCGGCTTCGCGCTGGGGACCACCTTCGACCTGGGCGGCAACGTGATGGGCGACGTGATGGGCGGCATGAGCCTGAGCGACGCCCTGAAGAACCTGACCAACCCCGAGACGCTGATGATGATGGCGATCGGCACCGGGGCGGGGGTCGCCGCGCACGGGGTCGCGGTCCGCAATGCCCGCCCCGAGGGGCCGAATGCCGGCACCGGGACGCGCCCCAGTCTGCCCGAGCGGGCGCAGGCGGCAGGCGAGCGCGCCGGGAACCGCGCGGGCGACGTGGTGAACGACCTGACCGGCAACCGGCGGGGGGCAGTGCGCACGGAGGTCAACCCGGCGCTGGCACCGCAGCAGGTTCCGGCCCGGATCACCGGCTACGCGGAGGGTCGGCCCAGAATGGAGGTGGCCCCGAACGCCCACCCGAGAGACGTGAGTCTGCATCAGGAGTATCTCCGCAACATCCGTAGCGAGACCAGTCCGGTGCAGCGGCTGACCGACCGGATACGGAGCGCCCTAGGCGGGGGGCCGGAGGTCGTGCCGGGCAGTCGGCGCTGGGAACTGGCGACCGAGTCGGCCAAGCACGGCGATATGGCCGACTGGCGTTTCAAGGAGGCGCAGGCCCTACCCGCCAACTCCAGGGAGCGGACCAGGCTGCTTCAGGAAGCCCATGACCACCAGCGCATGGCCGCCGACTACGAGCAGGCGGCGGCCAGCGCGGACGCCCGTCAGGTAGTTGACGACAGCGTGATCGAGGCGCGCCGGAAGCTGTATGCCAACCACGACGAGATTCAGGACCTGTTGGGCAAGCCCTTCGACGTGGCGCAGCTGCCTGACCGCTATGTCACCATCGAGGTCGAGGGGGGCCGGAAGGTGGCTGGCCGCCTCAAGAGTGACGGCACCTTCGACATGACGGCGGCCGTCCTGCTGGTGCGCCCCGACGGCACGGTCCAGGTCAACCCGACCAATCGGATCACCTACGACTACATCGCCAAGTACCAGGCCGATCCGAACGCCATTCAGGACCTGAATTTCGGCCGCGACGGCCATACACTGCATCACGCCATTCCCGACAAGGTCTCGACCTCCGATCCCCTGTGCGTCAAGGCCATGCAGCTCACGGGCTACAGTCCGGACCGGATGTCCAACTACCATCCCATGCCCATGGAGCGGCTGTACCGCCAGCTGGACGGCCAGGAGGTCGGCCATTGGTCCAGCCACGCCGAGTACGACCAGACAGTCGTCCGGCCTGCCCTGCGCGATTCGATGCGGCTGCTGGAGACCGAATTCGGGGCCGCGGGCACCTGGACGGCGGACCATCCCCGGATCGCCGACCTCCGGACGGCCATCACGTATGAACTCCAGACGGTAGAACGCATGCTCATCCAGCGGATCGCGGACGGCAACGTGCCGATGACCACGGAGAATACGGCCGGCGGAATGGGGAGAATCCGGTGA
- a CDS encoding DUF4388 domain-containing protein, translated as MVSGDLSVFPFLPVMQMLLSSGRGGRLTVEHARGGSLWFAPGELLHAHSGSLDGPDALQLLSSLDAGTFFFVPDEPAPQRTLNLRADQALVGMLGDQEAWSTLLRVFPEWGRPLRLSGRWNDQQPVTRAQYRLLNLVRQNLTLRELIDRAGLPPRGALDTLRPFMAGGLIEVG; from the coding sequence ATGGTCAGCGGAGATCTGAGCGTCTTTCCTTTCCTGCCGGTGATGCAGATGCTGCTCTCCAGCGGGCGGGGCGGACGTCTGACGGTCGAGCACGCGCGCGGCGGCAGCCTGTGGTTCGCGCCGGGCGAGCTGCTGCACGCCCACAGCGGCTCACTGGACGGCCCCGACGCCCTGCAACTGCTGAGCAGCCTGGACGCCGGGACCTTCTTCTTCGTGCCCGACGAGCCGGCCCCGCAGCGCACCCTGAACCTGCGCGCCGATCAGGCCCTGGTGGGCATGCTGGGCGACCAGGAGGCTTGGAGCACGCTGCTGCGCGTCTTTCCCGAATGGGGCCGCCCACTGCGCCTGAGCGGGCGCTGGAACGACCAGCAGCCGGTCACGCGGGCGCAGTACCGCCTGCTGAATCTGGTGCGCCAGAACCTCACGCTGCGCGAACTGATCGACCGGGCCGGACTGCCGCCGCGCGGGGCGCTCGACACCCTGCGGCCCTTCATGGCCGGCGGCCTGATCGAGGTCGGCTGA
- a CDS encoding AMP-binding protein: MKTPLTPLDLVRRGLKVYPDRVAVIQPGGRQFTYREWGGRIYRLARAVAEAGYAGAQVGVLSPNTHGGLLAYAGVPWAGAVLVPLNTRLSAEEYAFQLRHAEVRLLLVDESLEPRVRDVARDLGTEVWVLGEGEAGAAFEARLAAQDASPLPYAVADEDDTLTINFTSGTTSSPKGVMLTHRNSLLNATETIYSFKFDQDSVYLHTLPDFHANGWGGVWSGFGVGVTHVTLPAVRAAEAYAAIEQYGVTHLCAAPTVLSMLTDPATARPLSRPVRVVTAGSPPHARTIADMNALGFHVTQAYGLTETSPLITVAELSAAQEALPTAERAPLVARQGFEMLLAGEVEVLAEDLSPVPHDGQTLGEIMVRGNLVMKGYFRNPEATERALAGGWFHTGDVAVTHPDGRIEIRDRNKDVIISGGENISSVEIEGVLYAHPAVREAVVVAMPDPRWGEVPCAFVALHGGHAASPEDLTAHVRTRLAGFKVPKHYEFRDDLPKTASGKFQKFVLRAELWEGQTRLVN; this comes from the coding sequence ATGAAGACGCCGCTGACGCCTCTCGATCTGGTCCGCCGGGGCCTGAAGGTCTATCCCGACCGCGTGGCGGTGATCCAGCCGGGCGGCCGGCAGTTCACGTACCGCGAGTGGGGCGGGCGCATCTACCGGCTGGCGCGCGCGGTGGCGGAGGCGGGTTATGCCGGGGCGCAGGTCGGGGTGCTCTCGCCCAACACGCACGGCGGCCTGCTGGCCTACGCGGGGGTGCCCTGGGCGGGCGCGGTCCTCGTGCCGCTCAACACCCGCCTGAGTGCCGAGGAATACGCCTTCCAGCTGCGGCACGCCGAGGTGCGGCTGCTGCTGGTGGACGAGTCTTTAGAGCCCCGCGTGCGCGACGTGGCCCGCGACCTGGGCACCGAGGTCTGGGTGCTCGGCGAGGGCGAGGCGGGGGCCGCCTTCGAGGCGCGGCTGGCCGCCCAGGACGCCTCGCCGCTGCCCTACGCGGTCGCGGACGAGGACGACACCCTCACCATCAACTTCACCTCCGGCACGACAAGCAGCCCCAAGGGCGTGATGCTCACGCACCGCAACAGCCTCCTGAACGCCACCGAGACGATCTACAGCTTCAAGTTCGACCAGGACAGCGTGTACCTGCACACCCTGCCGGACTTCCATGCCAACGGCTGGGGCGGGGTCTGGAGCGGTTTCGGGGTGGGGGTCACGCACGTCACGCTGCCGGCGGTGCGCGCGGCCGAGGCCTACGCCGCTATCGAACAGTACGGGGTCACGCACCTGTGCGCCGCGCCGACGGTCCTTTCGATGCTCACCGACCCGGCCACGGCGCGCCCGCTGTCCCGGCCGGTGCGCGTGGTCACCGCCGGCAGCCCGCCGCACGCCCGCACTATCGCGGACATGAACGCCCTGGGCTTTCACGTCACGCAGGCGTACGGCCTGACCGAAACCAGCCCGCTCATCACCGTGGCCGAGCTGAGTGCCGCGCAAGAAGCCCTGCCCACCGCCGAGCGCGCGCCGCTGGTCGCCCGCCAGGGCTTCGAGATGCTGCTGGCCGGCGAGGTGGAGGTCCTGGCCGAGGACCTGTCCCCGGTGCCCCACGACGGCCAGACCCTGGGCGAGATCATGGTGCGCGGCAACCTCGTCATGAAGGGCTATTTCCGCAACCCCGAGGCGACCGAGAGGGCGCTGGCGGGCGGCTGGTTCCATACGGGCGACGTGGCGGTCACGCACCCCGACGGCCGCATTGAGATCCGCGACCGCAACAAGGACGTGATCATCTCGGGCGGCGAGAACATCAGCAGCGTGGAGATCGAGGGCGTGCTCTACGCCCACCCGGCCGTGCGCGAGGCGGTGGTGGTCGCCATGCCCGATCCGCGCTGGGGCGAGGTGCCCTGCGCCTTCGTGGCGCTGCACGGCGGCCACGCGGCCAGCCCCGAGGACCTCACGGCGCACGTGCGTACGCGTCTGGCGGGCTTCAAGGTGCCCAAGCACTACGAATTCCGCGACGACCTGCCCAAGACCGCCAGCGGCAAGTTCCAGAAGTTCGTGCTGCGCGCCGAGCTGTGGGAGGGCCAGACCCGGCTGGTGAACTAG
- a CDS encoding NUDIX hydrolase — translation MVTFYDTQAQARADAAARGLREKVLCFVTRPGELLVFDHVPDDSGVQLPAGGVEPGELPAQTAVRELREESGLSLDGPRFLVSYFWEAQLPDRFTRQVCHAYALSVPADLPDIWDYTEANATGGGTYLFRFRWADLRAPALDWEMDAALPHLHRLLDPSKESSL, via the coding sequence ATGGTGACGTTCTACGACACTCAGGCGCAGGCCAGGGCCGACGCCGCCGCGCGCGGGCTGCGCGAGAAGGTGCTGTGTTTCGTCACCCGGCCCGGCGAGTTGCTGGTCTTCGACCACGTGCCGGACGACTCGGGCGTGCAGCTTCCGGCAGGCGGTGTGGAACCGGGCGAACTCCCGGCCCAGACGGCCGTGCGCGAACTGCGGGAGGAGTCCGGCCTGTCCCTGGACGGCCCGCGGTTTCTCGTCTCGTATTTCTGGGAAGCCCAGCTCCCCGACCGCTTCACCCGGCAGGTCTGCCATGCCTACGCCCTGAGTGTCCCGGCCGACCTGCCCGATATCTGGGACTACACCGAGGCGAATGCCACGGGGGGCGGCACTTACCTCTTCCGCTTCCGCTGGGCCGACCTGCGCGCCCCGGCCCTGGACTGGGAGATGGACGCCGCCCTGCCGCACCTTCACCGCCTGCTCGACCCTTCCAAGGAGTCTTCACTATGA
- a CDS encoding benzoate/H(+) symporter BenE family transporter, producing MTAAPPLARPNFWRDSHPNAVLSGLVAILIGWAGPNVLIYSVAQAAHLSDATAMSWLWGHAIFAGLAGIVLSLRTRMPILSTWSTPGIALLLTALPGIPFAQAIGAFLTSAVLVILLGTFRPLTRALGAIPPHLAAALNAAILLPFGFHAAQAFGQEPLLVGLMVLTYFLVRQWRPLWAVAGVLVVGVAASAGLGLWHPAPVAVALTAPQLVWPEFSLRATLNLALPLTLLAFTGQFVPGFGVLKVNGYEPAPGPVLRVCGLASAAAAFVGCHNLTLGALLANIVSGPEAHPDPARRYTAAVWAGVFNIAFGLFAGTFLHLLGILPVQALAALAGLALLAAIGSSLQAGFRDAPGSLAPALVVLVTLSGVTPLGIGAAFWGILAGLAVHALEVTGARRRAAQVPVVQTPAAQSPATQSPAVQPPPEASAPR from the coding sequence ATGACCGCCGCGCCTCCCCTCGCCCGTCCCAACTTCTGGCGCGACTCGCACCCCAACGCGGTCCTGAGCGGCCTCGTCGCCATCCTGATCGGCTGGGCGGGGCCGAACGTGCTGATTTACAGCGTGGCGCAGGCCGCGCACCTCAGCGACGCGACCGCCATGTCGTGGCTGTGGGGGCACGCCATCTTCGCCGGGCTGGCGGGCATCGTCCTGAGCCTGCGCACCCGCATGCCCATCCTGTCCACCTGGTCCACGCCGGGCATCGCGCTGCTGCTCACGGCGCTGCCGGGCATTCCCTTCGCGCAGGCCATCGGGGCCTTCCTCACCAGCGCCGTGCTCGTCATCCTGCTGGGCACCTTCCGGCCGCTGACGCGGGCGCTGGGGGCCATTCCGCCGCATCTGGCCGCCGCGCTCAACGCCGCGATCCTGCTGCCCTTCGGCTTTCACGCGGCGCAGGCCTTCGGGCAGGAGCCGCTGCTCGTCGGGCTGATGGTGCTGACGTACTTCCTGGTGCGGCAGTGGCGGCCCCTGTGGGCCGTGGCGGGCGTGCTCGTGGTCGGCGTGGCGGCGAGCGCGGGGCTGGGGCTGTGGCACCCCGCGCCGGTCGCGGTCGCGCTGACCGCGCCGCAACTCGTGTGGCCCGAATTCAGCCTGCGCGCCACCCTGAACCTCGCGCTGCCGCTGACCCTGCTGGCCTTCACCGGGCAGTTCGTGCCGGGTTTCGGGGTCCTGAAGGTGAACGGCTACGAGCCCGCGCCGGGACCGGTGCTGCGCGTCTGCGGACTAGCGAGCGCGGCGGCGGCCTTCGTGGGCTGCCACAACCTGACCCTGGGGGCGCTGCTCGCCAACATCGTCAGCGGCCCCGAGGCGCACCCCGACCCCGCACGGCGCTACACGGCGGCGGTGTGGGCGGGCGTGTTCAACATCGCGTTCGGGCTGTTCGCGGGCACTTTCCTGCACCTGCTGGGCATCCTGCCGGTGCAGGCGCTCGCGGCGCTCGCCGGGCTGGCGCTGCTGGCCGCCATCGGCAGCAGCCTCCAGGCGGGCTTCCGGGACGCGCCGGGCAGCCTCGCGCCCGCGCTGGTGGTGCTCGTGACCCTCAGCGGCGTCACCCCGCTGGGCATCGGGGCGGCCTTCTGGGGCATCCTCGCCGGGCTGGCCGTGCATGCGCTGGAGGTCACGGGCGCGCGGCGGCGGGCGGCGCAGGTTCCAGTGGTCCAGACTCCAGCCGCCCAGTCCCCAGCCACCCAGTCCCCAGCAGTCCAGCCTCCGCCCGAGGCTTCCGCGCCCCGCTGA